CCAGCACCCGCTTGTAGTGCTCCAGTTCGGCCACCGAGAAGTGGCCCTCTTCCGGCTCGATCCGGGCCCACTCCAGGGAGAAGCGATAGCTCGTGAAACCAAGCCCGGCGATCAGCGCGATGTCCTCCCGGTACCGGTGGTAGTGGTCCACGGTGTCCCCCGAGGGCTCCGCAAAGATGGTGCCCGGAAGATGTTCCAGGAACCAGATATCGCTGTTGACGTTGTTGCCTTCCACCTGGTGGCCTGCGGTGGCCACACCCCATAGGAAGTCCTGCGGAAACGGGTTGGTCATAGGGTTCCTCTCATCATGGACGCACACCGGCGCCCCAGGCCTCGCTGCCTGCATCCATCCTGTCCGGCCGCGTGACCGCCGCCACAATACCTTTTCAATCAATGACATTGTCATGTTTGGTGCAGGCAGCCCCGGCTGATTCTTGAAAGGAGCCGGGCACCTCCGGCCCCGCTGATTTCTTTCCGTTGCAGTCATAGAAGAATGCGAAGGCGCACCACATGAAACTCCTGACCACCACCGCACGCGGCAGCGCTGCCGTCCTGACCGGTGCCTTGCTGATCGGCTCCCTGGCCGCCTGCGGCGGCGGATCCAGCCAGGCCTCCGCCAAAGCCGACACCAGCAGCATCACGCTGGCTATCGACAGCGACTCGGCCTCCTTCGGCTACGACCCGCTGCGCGTCTCCGCAGCGCAACGCCAGTTCTTCGAGGGCCTCTACGACAGCCTGATGACCCTCCAGCCGGACGGCTCCACGGGCCCCGGCCTGGCCAAGGACTTCAGCTACAACGCGGACAACACCGTCCTGACGCTCAACCTCAAGGACGACATCACCTTCACGGACGGCTCGAAGCTTGATGCGGCACTGGTCAAGGCCAACCTGGACCGCCGCTCCGATCCCGCACTGAGCGCGTACTCGGCCGTCGCCAAGGGCGGCGCGCAGGAAATCACCTCGGTGGACGTGGTGAGCCCCACCCAGGTGTCCCTGACGTTCGCCAAGCCGCAGCCGGGATTTGAAAAGAACCTGGCCTCCACCACCGGCATGATCGTGGGCAAGAACGGTGTCACGGACACCGCCAGCCTGTCGGCGACGCCTGACGGTTCCGGCCCGTACACCCTGGACCCCTCCACCGTGAAGGGCAACAAGTACGTGATGGTGAAGAACGACAAGAGCGCCGACGCAGCCAAGTACGCCTACAAGAAGGTGGTCTTCAGCGTGGTCCAGGATCCGCAGGCCCGGGCCAACGCCCTCGTGTCCGGCCAGGCGGACGTGGCGATGCTGACCTCGAACACGGTGGACTTCGCCAAGTCGAAGGGCGTCGGGGTCACCCAGATCGGCGGCACCGTCAACACCATGATCTCCTTCGACAAGATTGGCAAGACCGCACCGGCGTTCGCCCAGGAAAAGGTCCGCCAGGCCATTCAGTACGCCATCAACCGCCAGGCCCTGGTGGATGCCCTGCACAAGGGCGACGTCCCTGCATGGAACGCCCTGCCCAAGGATTCGGCCGGCTTCACCAAGGACCTCGAAACCACATTCGCGTACAACCCGGACAAGGCCAAGAGCCTGCTGGCCGAAGCCGGCTACCCCAACGGCTTCGAGTTCACCATCATCGCCAGCGCGCAGACCCAAACGGACCTGCAGGCCGTCCAGAAGGACCTCGCCGCCGTCGGCATCACCATGAAAGTGAAGATGGCCGCTTCCACCGACGAAGCCTTCGCCGCCGTTGCCACCACGCCCCTGGGCTACGCGCCGCTGAACTGGGACAACCCGGTCGGCGTCATGTACGGCGTCGTCCTCAACGGCTTCACCAACGTCCAGAAGGCCACCGATGCGCAGCTCAGCGCCGCCACCGGCGAACTGGCCGCGGCCAAGGACGACGCCGCCGTCAAGGCAGCCGCCACCAAGCTGAACACCCGCCTGGTGGAGTCCGGCTGGATGATCCCGCTGTACGAGGCGCTCACCAACCAGGGCTACAACACCAAGAAGGTAGCCCCGGTGAAGTTTGCCGGCACCAACGCCTACCCGCTCCTCTCGTCCTACACCCCGGCCAGCTAGCACCCGCACCGTCCCGCCGGCCCCTCCCCACCACGGGGAGCGCCCGGCGGGACGGGCCTGACCGATGGAGGTCACCATGGCACTATTCATCACTAAGCGCCTGCTGATGGCGCTGGCCACCGTGCTGGTGGTTGCGGTGCTGGCATTCCTGCTGGTGCACGCAATGCCTGGCAGCCCGGGGGCCGTGTCCCTCGGCGCCGGCGCCTCCCAGGAGGCCATCGACGAGGTCAACCAGAGGCTGGGCTGGAACGACCCGCTCCCCACGCAGTTCTTCACCTGGCTCGGTTCCGCGGTCCAGGGCGACCTGGGCATCTCGCTCATCGACGGCCGTTCGGTCAGCGCCGACTTGGCGAGCCGGCTTCCCGTCACCGCCTCGCTTGCCGCCGGCGCCACCATCCTCAGCGCCGTCCTCGGCATCGCCCTGGGCGTCACGGCGGCCGTCCGCGGGGGACTACTGGACCAGGCCATCGGCGGCTTCGTTGGACTCCTGGTCGCCCTGCCGGCGTTCTGGGTGGGCGTCCTCTTCGTCTACCTTTTCGCCGTCCAGTCCTCCATCTTCCCGGCCACCGGCTACGTGCCGTTCGACGTCTCGC
This region of Arthrobacter sp. DNA4 genomic DNA includes:
- a CDS encoding ABC transporter substrate-binding protein, yielding MKLLTTTARGSAAVLTGALLIGSLAACGGGSSQASAKADTSSITLAIDSDSASFGYDPLRVSAAQRQFFEGLYDSLMTLQPDGSTGPGLAKDFSYNADNTVLTLNLKDDITFTDGSKLDAALVKANLDRRSDPALSAYSAVAKGGAQEITSVDVVSPTQVSLTFAKPQPGFEKNLASTTGMIVGKNGVTDTASLSATPDGSGPYTLDPSTVKGNKYVMVKNDKSADAAKYAYKKVVFSVVQDPQARANALVSGQADVAMLTSNTVDFAKSKGVGVTQIGGTVNTMISFDKIGKTAPAFAQEKVRQAIQYAINRQALVDALHKGDVPAWNALPKDSAGFTKDLETTFAYNPDKAKSLLAEAGYPNGFEFTIIASAQTQTDLQAVQKDLAAVGITMKVKMAASTDEAFAAVATTPLGYAPLNWDNPVGVMYGVVLNGFTNVQKATDAQLSAATGELAAAKDDAAVKAAATKLNTRLVESGWMIPLYEALTNQGYNTKKVAPVKFAGTNAYPLLSSYTPAS
- a CDS encoding ABC transporter permease, producing the protein MEVTMALFITKRLLMALATVLVVAVLAFLLVHAMPGSPGAVSLGAGASQEAIDEVNQRLGWNDPLPTQFFTWLGSAVQGDLGISLIDGRSVSADLASRLPVTASLAAGATILSAVLGIALGVTAAVRGGLLDQAIGGFVGLLVALPAFWVGVLFVYLFAVQSSIFPATGYVPFDVSPQDWALSLALPVITLAVGGAAFIARQTRASMLEALQQEHIRTLRATATPTWKILYVHALRYASLPIVAGIALQFIGLFGGSVIAEQLFAMPGLGQAVQTSVSTHDAPAVQGVVVIATVVVVAVNLVLELATKFLDPKLRAS